In one window of Gudongella oleilytica DNA:
- a CDS encoding bifunctional enoyl-CoA hydratase/phosphate acetyltransferase — translation MIKSLDELLELKGNKMKLAVVACQDEDVLGAVVESAEMGISDPILIGSKQETFDFAEKLGLEISTFRFIESSSLEEAAETGVRLVSAGEADYLMKGLVDTSILLKAVLNKEWGLRTDSLLSHVMVYEIGTYHKLLYLTDGGMNLYPDVEEKAKIIDNASVVARAMGNEKIKVAVLAAKEKVNPKMQATVDAAELERLGKEGRFGDDVIVEGPMALDLALSKEAVQVKRFPGEVAGDADILLVPNIEMGNGIGKAITYLAGGKSAGIIMGAKVPVILVSRADDKETKLYSIALGNMIAKYSREMAK, via the coding sequence TGAAGCTTGCTGTAGTTGCTTGCCAGGATGAAGACGTACTGGGAGCTGTCGTAGAAAGTGCGGAGATGGGGATAAGCGACCCTATACTCATAGGTTCAAAGCAGGAGACCTTCGATTTTGCAGAAAAGCTCGGTCTCGAGATATCAACCTTCAGATTCATTGAGAGTTCAAGCCTTGAAGAGGCTGCTGAAACGGGAGTAAGGCTCGTATCCGCGGGAGAAGCAGATTATTTAATGAAGGGCTTGGTCGATACTTCAATATTACTAAAAGCAGTGTTAAACAAGGAATGGGGATTAAGAACAGACAGCCTCTTAAGCCATGTCATGGTCTATGAAATCGGCACTTACCATAAGCTGCTCTATCTGACAGATGGTGGAATGAACCTCTATCCCGATGTTGAGGAGAAAGCAAAAATTATTGACAATGCATCAGTTGTAGCGAGAGCTATGGGTAATGAAAAGATAAAGGTGGCTGTTTTAGCTGCTAAGGAAAAGGTAAACCCCAAAATGCAGGCAACAGTTGATGCTGCTGAGTTGGAAAGATTGGGCAAAGAAGGAAGATTTGGAGATGATGTGATCGTTGAGGGACCGATGGCTTTGGATCTGGCATTGTCAAAAGAAGCGGTCCAGGTCAAGAGATTTCCCGGGGAAGTAGCTGGAGATGCGGATATTCTGCTTGTGCCAAATATTGAAATGGGTAACGGTATTGGCAAGGCAATAACATATTTGGCAGGCGGGAAATCGGCCGGCATAATCATGGGAGCAAAAGTTCCTGTAATTTTAGTCTCCAGAGCAGATGACAAGGAAACAAAACTTTACTCAATTGCACTGGGAAATATGATTGCCAAGTACTCAAGAGAAATGGCTAAATAG